From the genome of Nicotiana sylvestris chromosome 2, ASM39365v2, whole genome shotgun sequence, one region includes:
- the LOC104237695 gene encoding uncharacterized protein isoform X2 gives MGKAFDRGKMWTETHKRKYGSYVTDEARVIGERIEEIRTERAESLDEPSPNDALGIVFGPEHPGCVRGLGLGVVPTVAFKQTSGRYRRGYVGSSSTTAPTPAWQQEMTDVKSKLNALISLYERNIENIPEEFAHLFFIPPQAPDLGSDAPSTVEPRRSLDESNNDDRPSVN, from the exons ATGGGAAAAGCTTTTGATCGAGGCAAAATGTGGACTGAGACTCATAAAAGGAAATATGGGAGTTATGTAACTGATGAGGCTAGGGTGATTGGG gaaagaattgaagaaattcgAACTGAAAGAGCAGAAAGTCTTGATGAACCTTCACCAAATGATGCACTTGGCATAGTATTCGGTCCTGAGCACCCCGGTTGTGTTCGAGGTTTAGGCTTGGGTGTAGTTCCAACTGTAGCATTCAAACAAACATCTGGGAGATACCGTCGTGGTTATGTGGGTTCATCTAGCACTACCGCTCCAACTCCGGCGTGGCAGCAAGAGATGACAGATGTGAAATCAAAATTAAATGCACTAATTAGCTTATATGAAAGGAACATAGAGAATATCCCCGAGGAGTTTGCTCACTTATTTTTCATTCCTCCACAG GCACCAGATTTAGGAAGTGATGCACCATCAACAGTTGAACCAAGAAGATCTTTAGATGAAAGTAACAATGATGATCGTCCAAGTGTGAATTAG
- the LOC104237695 gene encoding uncharacterized protein isoform X1 yields the protein MSLAKRRDAMKAMGKAFDRGKMWTETHKRKYGSYVTDEARVIGERIEEIRTERAESLDEPSPNDALGIVFGPEHPGCVRGLGLGVVPTVAFKQTSGRYRRGYVGSSSTTAPTPAWQQEMTDVKSKLNALISLYERNIENIPEEFAHLFFIPPQAPDLGSDAPSTVEPRRSLDESNNDDRPSVN from the exons ATGAGTTTGGCTAAAAGAAGGGATGCAATG AAGGCGATGGGAAAAGCTTTTGATCGAGGCAAAATGTGGACTGAGACTCATAAAAGGAAATATGGGAGTTATGTAACTGATGAGGCTAGGGTGATTGGG gaaagaattgaagaaattcgAACTGAAAGAGCAGAAAGTCTTGATGAACCTTCACCAAATGATGCACTTGGCATAGTATTCGGTCCTGAGCACCCCGGTTGTGTTCGAGGTTTAGGCTTGGGTGTAGTTCCAACTGTAGCATTCAAACAAACATCTGGGAGATACCGTCGTGGTTATGTGGGTTCATCTAGCACTACCGCTCCAACTCCGGCGTGGCAGCAAGAGATGACAGATGTGAAATCAAAATTAAATGCACTAATTAGCTTATATGAAAGGAACATAGAGAATATCCCCGAGGAGTTTGCTCACTTATTTTTCATTCCTCCACAG GCACCAGATTTAGGAAGTGATGCACCATCAACAGTTGAACCAAGAAGATCTTTAGATGAAAGTAACAATGATGATCGTCCAAGTGTGAATTAG